One Dehalococcoidales bacterium genomic window carries:
- the recO gene encoding DNA repair protein RecO has product MPPPREYQTEAVIIRKTRLGEADRIITIYTPGLGKLQAVAKAVRKPKSKLSGHLELLTHSQITLARGRNLDTIIGSQAINSFLPLRNSLEATSAGLYLAELINLFTAEADRIDNQKLFRLLVSTLEQLSQGAACNTCLRYFEIQLLGYTGYRPQLKACPICRQPLEPVTNIFSPGAGGVLCEHCAASQALPYSISVNGLKVLRLFQDCAITTALRLKLSTELNLELEKLLRSYCRYILEREVKSATWLDSLKMFNVNKPLSP; this is encoded by the coding sequence ATGCCACCCCCGCGTGAATATCAGACTGAAGCAGTAATAATACGCAAAACCCGTCTGGGGGAGGCTGACCGTATTATCACCATCTACACTCCAGGTTTGGGTAAACTGCAAGCAGTAGCCAAAGCGGTCAGAAAGCCTAAAAGCAAACTTAGCGGGCACTTGGAATTGCTTACTCATTCACAGATCACTCTCGCTCGCGGTCGCAATCTGGATACTATCATTGGTTCACAGGCTATTAACAGCTTTCTTCCCCTGAGAAACAGCCTGGAGGCAACATCTGCCGGGCTCTATCTTGCCGAATTGATCAACCTGTTTACTGCCGAAGCAGACCGCATCGATAACCAAAAGCTTTTCAGGCTTCTGGTAAGCACACTGGAACAATTAAGCCAGGGTGCAGCATGCAATACTTGCCTGCGTTATTTTGAAATTCAATTGCTGGGGTATACAGGCTATCGCCCCCAACTAAAGGCATGCCCGATCTGCCGCCAGCCGCTTGAACCGGTAACCAACATCTTCAGCCCCGGTGCTGGTGGAGTGCTATGTGAGCACTGTGCCGCAAGCCAGGCATTACCCTACTCAATATCAGTAAACGGCCTTAAAGTTCTACGGCTCTTCCAGGACTGTGCTATTACCACTGCCCTGCGCCTGAAGCTTTCAACAGAGCTCAACCTTGAACTGGAAAAGCTTCTTCGAAGTTACTGTCGCTATATCCTGGAAAGAGAAGTAAAATCCGCCACTTGGCTGGATAGCCTTAAGATGTTTAATGTAAATAAACCCCTGTCACCCTGA